From Medicago truncatula cultivar Jemalong A17 chromosome 7, MtrunA17r5.0-ANR, whole genome shotgun sequence, a single genomic window includes:
- the LOC11444236 gene encoding uncharacterized protein, producing the protein MENLRDIHRAWGRTLSLAPPYQQPETPPTMPPPPPTLDQSPPEWTIWGRTLSLSLPYQHPETPPPPPLEEESQPQTSRKRKHSSNPKKQNWAETINPPFPWATCKRAKVYTIHHLLSKGFNTISGKVECGKCDFQSVLEFDLNEKFNEVVEFIENNKNDMNDRAPEAWMNPMLPKCEKCGQENAMNPIITKKRTINWLFLLLGQMIGCCKLQHLKYFCKHSNIHRTGAKNRLIYLTYVDLCRQLQPDLVLLKQL; encoded by the coding sequence ATGGAAAACTTAAGAGATATTCATAGAGCATGGGGGCGTACACTTTCACTTGCACCGCCATACCAACAACCGGAAACACCACCAACCATGCCGCCGCCGCCACCGACACTTGATCAATCTCCACCCGAATGGACAATATGGGGACGTACACTTTCACTCTCGCTACCATACCAACACCCGgaaacaccaccaccaccgccacTTGAAGAAGAATCTCAGCCGCAGACTAGTCGTAAACGTAAGCATTCTTCTAACCCTAAGAAACAAAACTGGGCAGAGACAATAAACCCACCTTTTCCATGGGCTACTTGTAAACGTGCCAAAGTTTATACCATTCACCACTTGCTATCTAAAGGCTTCAACACAATTAGTGGAAAGGTTGAATGCGGAAAATGCGATTTTCAAAGCGTTCTTGAATTTGATTTGAACGAAAAGTTTAATGAAGTTGTTGAGTTCATTGAAAACAACAAGAACGACATGAATGATCGTGCACCTGAGGCTTGGATGAATCCTATGCTTCCAAAGTGCGAAAAGTGTGGACAAGAAAACGCTATGAATCCAATAATCACAAAGAAGAGAACAATCAattggttgtttttgttgttgggtCAGATGATTGGGTGTTGCAAGCTTCAACATTTGAAATATTTCTGCAAACATAGCAATATTCATAGGACTGGTGCCAAAAATCGTTTGATTTATCTTACTTACGTCGACTTGTGCAGACAACTCCAACCAGATTTGGTCCTGTTGAAACAACTCTAG